The Synechococcus sp. BL107 nucleotide sequence GGCAGCCTCTGACAGGGAAGCTGCTTTGTGCTTTACAAATGCTCGTTCGGTTTCAATCGACTCAATCGCTTATTTCCAGTCTTGGTAAGCGATTTGGGGGCTTTTCTGGTTGATGTTTTCAACCTTCTAACGTTTATTTCATTTTTCAATCCTTTTTCCTCCCTTAGAGAAAACAAACGGCGTTGGTAAGCGCCCATTTGTTGTTTGGGACTGGTGGAAGAAATGGGCCTTCGTTTGTTGCATCTGCACTTGCATGGCCTGTTTCGTTCGCAGGATTTAGAGCTCGGCCGTGATTCCGATACCGGCGGTCAAACCCTGTATGTGCTCGAACTTGCGCGAAGTTTGGCTCTGCGTCCTGAGGTTGATCACGTTGATGTCGTGACTCGGCAGATTGTTGATCGGCGTGTCTCTCCTGATTACGCGCTTCCAGAAGAGCCAATCTGCCCAGGGGCGCGGATCCTCCGTTTTCCATTTGGACCCAAGCGTTATCTCCGAAAAGAATTGCTTTGGCCGCATCTTGAGCAATTAGCCGACCAGCTTGTCTCCCGCCTGAGCCAACCGGGGGAGGCTGTGGATTGGATTCATGCGCATTACGCCGATGCAGGTCTTGTTGGTGCATTAGTGAGTCAGAGGACGGGCATTCCACTGGTGTTCACCGGTCATTCCTTGGGCCGCGAGAAACAGCGACGTTTGCTTGAAAGTGGCCTGGATTGGTCGCAGATCGAGCAGACCTATGCAATTAGTCGACGCATTGATGCTGAAGAACGGGCTCTTGCTCAGGCTGAGCTTGTGGTGACCAGTACACGACAGGAAGCCGACCATCAATACGCCCGTTATGGCCATTTTCAAGCCGAGCAGTCTGCGGTGGTTCCCCCTGGTGTTGATGCGACACGTTTCTATCCCAACGCTTCGACGCAAGAGTTGGCTGAGATTCAGCCATTGATCCAGCCATTTTTAAGGGAGCCGGATCGTTCGCCGTTGTTAGCGATTTCGCGGGCCGTGCGACGCAAAAACATCCCGGCTCTTGTGGAGGCCTATGGCCGTTCGCCAGTGCTGAGGAATCGGCACAATTTGGTGCTCGTGTTGGGATGTCGAGAAGATTCGCGTCACCTCGAGAAGCAACAGCGTGATGTGCTTCAGCAGGTGTTTGACCTCGTGGATCGGTTTGATCTGTACGGGAAGGTGGCTTATCCGAAACAGCACAGCCGCACACAGATTCCTGCCTTGTATCGGTGGGCATCCAGTCGAGGCGGCTTGTTTGTGAACCCTGCCCTAACGGAACCCTTTGGTCTCACATTGCTGGAGGCCGCGGCCTGTGGTGTACCAATGGTGGCAACGGACGATGGTGGTCCTCGCGATATCCGTGCACGTTGTGAGAACGGTCTGTTGGTGGATGTGACAGATCCTGGTGCGCTGCAGGAAGCTTTAGAGATGGCCGGACATGACCCGATTCGTTGGCGCCGTTGGAGCGACAACGGTGTGGAGGCCGTGAGTCGTCACTTCAGTTGGGATGCGCATGTGTGCCGCTATTTGGCGTTAATGCAGCAGAGGACGGACTGTTCCTTCGTTTCTGCGAAGGCGACTCCAGCCCTTCGATCGACATCGACTCGATCAAGGATGTTGGTGCTCGACTTGGACAGCAGCCTTGATTTGCCAGCCGTTGGATCCTTAAACGATTTGCGAGAGCAGTTGCATGAGGATGCGTTGGCTCAATCCAGTGGTCTTGTCATCCTTAGTGGTCGTTCATTGGCATTGGCACGACTGCGGTATTCCGAACTGCATCTGCCTGAGCCCGAAGCTTGGATTACCAACGCTGGTACAGAGCTCCATCACGGTCCTGGCTTAGAGCTCGACCAGACATGGACGGTGCGCATTAACCAGTGCTGGAACCGAGACGCTGTGTTGAAGGCGATGGAGGATCTTCAGGACCACATCACCCTCCAGGATTCCGACCACCAAGGTGCTTACAAGGTCAGTTATTTGCTCAAGGAAGCTGATCCAGGCTTGTTGGGTTTGGCGCGACAGCGGTTGCGACGGGATGGTTTACAAGCTCAACCGCATGTGCGGTGTCACTGGTTTCTCGATGTTTTGCCTCAGCGGGCATCCCGTAGTGAAGCGATTCGGTTTTTGGCGATGAGCTGGGAATTGTCGTTGGAACAGGTGATGGTGGTGGCCAGCCAGCAAGGGGATGCTGAGTTGATGGATGGAATGCCAGCCACTGTGGTTCCAGCGGATCATGACCGCACCCTTCAGGTGCCCCACCATCACCCCAGGGTCTACGTCTCGAAGCGTTCCAATGTGGCTGCTGTGCTCGATGGCCTCAGCCATTACCACTTTTCATCGATGCGTTGAGCCGTCCAAAACTTGAACACAGGCCGCGGCGCGATCAGCCTTGGCTCGAACTTCGCTGAGATCTTCCCCGCGAGCAAGCGCTACACCCATCCGACGGTATGGGCGTGCAGTGTGCTTCCCAAACAGAAGTACTTGTGTTCCTGCTTCTCGCAACGCTTGTTCCAGGCCTTCGTAGGCCACTGATTTGAGTTCACGGTCGGCCAAGATCACGCGGCTCGCTGCCGCGGGTGCTGCCTCTAGCTGAGGAATCGGCAAATTCAGCACTGCCCGTAGGTGTAGTTCAAATTCGCTGAGGTTTTGGCTGATCAAGGTCACCAAACCTGTGTCATGGGGCCGTGGGGATAACTCCGAAAAGATCACCTCATTGCCGCAGAGGAAGAATTCAACACCAAACAATCCTGCTCCGCCGAGGTTGTCTGTCACCGTTCGGGCCATGGTTTGGGCTTGTTGAAGCTGGGCATCTGTCATCTGTGCTGGCTGCCAGCTGCATTGGTAATCACCCCGTTCTTGTTCATGGCCAATCGGCGGACAAAAGAGCGTTTCGCCGTTGCGTTGTCGAATGGTGAGCAGGGTGATTTCAAGATCGAACTCAAGAAATTCCTCCACAATCACTTGGTTGGATGTGCCTCGGGCATTGGCCATGGCTGCATTCCAGGCTTGATCCAGCTGTTCTGGGGTTTGAACAACGCTCTGGCCTTTGCCAGAGGAGCTCATCACGGGTTTGACAACGACAGGCCAGCCCAGAGGTGCCGCAACCTTTTTCAGTTCTTCGGCATTGGATGCATAGGCAAAGCGAGCTGTGCGAAGGCCCAGTTCTCCAGCGGCCAGATCGCGGATCTGATCACGGTTCATCGTGAATGCGGTGGCACGCGCTGTGGGGATCACGGTGATGCCGTCTTGTTCGAGTTCTGCGAGTGCTTCAACAGCGAGAGCCTCGATTTCCGGAATCACCACATCGGGCCGATGGCGTTGAACCACCTCTTTTAGAGATGTGGCATCCGTCATTGGGAACACTTCTGCTGTGTCGGCAACCTGCATTGCCGGTGCATTGGCGTACCGATCACAGGCGATCACTCTGCAGCCAAGTCTTTGGGCCGCGATCGCCACCTCCTTCCCTAGCTCGCCGCTGCCGAGGAGCATCACGGTCTGTGGAAACGCAGTCATCCGGGGTTGGAGCAACACACATCCCCATCATTCATCAACACAACGCTCCCATTGGTGATGGAGGGAATCAGTTGGATCCTGAGCGTTGAGCATCGCGAATGGAACCGATCAGCCAAACAGCGATGAACCCCAAGGATGAGATTCCGAAATAGATCAGCACCCACTTCAAAACGCGATCAGGGTCTGATGCTGCACTGGAGAGCAGTTCCGCAGTTTTCGTGAGCAAGCTCTCCATTAGTTCTTGAGATCTGGAATCAGTGTGAGCTGTTGAACGGGAGACTCCTCACTGATAAAGCCCCATGCTTCAAAAACGGAGGGGTCAGGATGAGTAATGCGTTGTTGCGTTCCATGGCGTTCCACTTGGAACCCTTCGTTAGCCATCCTGCGCATCAGGCTGGCTGATTCTTCGAAACGTGACGCCATGGCCTCAAGGCTGGAACATTCGGCTGTGAGACCGGATTCCCGCCAGGTGAAATAGGTCATTCAGTTCAGCCCAAGGGTCGCAAGTAAAGCCCTAGCACTACGAAAGCGGCAGTGGCCGTCCAGAAGCATGGCACCAGAGTGCGCTCATTTGTGCCCCCAAGTTCGAAGTGATGATGCAGTGGGGCCATGCGGAAGATCCGTCGTCCCTCACCATCGGCTCCTTTGGTGGCTTTGAACACCCACACCTGAATGATCACGGACAACGACTCTGCAAGGAAAACGCCCCCCATCACGAGGAGTGGCCAAAGGCTGTTGGACAGCAGGGCGACTGCGGTGAGAGCAGCACCCATCGCGAGGGAACCTGTGTCTCCCATAAAGACGCGAGCTGGATGGCGGTTAAACACCAAAAACCCGAGCCATGTGCCAGCCATCGTCATGCAAAAGCCAGCGATGGCTGGGTCGCCATGGTTGCCGCGCAACATCAGTTGAAGCGCTAACCCAGTGAAGACGAGCGCACCGCAGCCGGATGCCAAGCCATCCAATCCATCAGTGAGGTTGGTGGCGTTGCTTTCCGCGAGAAAGACGAATAAGCCCAGTGGCCAGATCAACAAGCCAAGGGGGAGGTTTTGGCCGAATGGCAAAGCCACAGTGCTGTTAATCCATCCTTGCCAGGCGGCGATCGCTAAGAAAATGAGGGCTGCAATTGTTTGCAGCAGTAACTTGCCCCGCGGTGTGAGGCCGCTGTTGGTTCGTCGCGTGAGGCTGCGCCAATCGTCAAATCCACCGATCAGCATGTAGGCGAGGGTTACACCCGAAACGGCCAGGAGTTGTTGTGAGGCCTCCGGTTCGCGAGTGATCCAGCTGCCGAGAATCACCCCAACCGGAACTACCAAGAGGCCGCCCATCGTTGGCGTGCCTGATTTACTTTGATGTCCGCGGGGTCCTTCTTCTCGAATCACCTGCCCCATCTTCAGAGCTTTGAGACGAGGAATTCCCAACCCAGCAGCGGTCATGGAAACCACCGTTGCTAGCAGCAGGGGCAGTGTGAGTTGAGAATTGCTGACCCACTTATCGGCAGCAAGACTTGCAGCGAAGACAAACAGGATGAGCAGGGTTGCACAAAAAGAACCTTTCCCCCACCAGGGTTGATCAGTTGTCTCCGTGGGGGTCACGGTTTTATGGCTTGGTTCTTGGACCCTAAGGCAGTTGCTTTGACGGATTCAATGGCAGCTTGAGTCGTGCGTCAGGACTCCCACTGCTCTTCGTTTTGTTCGTCGGCGTTGTTGTAGTCCTCTTTTTCGCCCATGAGTGCCGAGAGTTCTTCTTCTTCCACGGTGCTCACTTCAGGTGAGCCAGATTCCTCGTCTGCGACGAGACGTCCACTGGTTTCCAACCAAGACAACAAATCCGGTTCTTCACGCAACGGCAAGACCGGAGCTGGGTCTTTCCGTCCATAACGGGTGAGGGATGGGTTGACGTTGTCTAACGCGTTTGTATCAACCAGAGCACCCATGCGCGACCTGAACCCGGAACCAATCAATCATCATAGATCATCTCGAGACCTGCTCATCAATGCCGAAACCAATGCTGATCGGGTTGGTATGGGGCAGCGCTTTGTTGATCAGTGGGGGACTCCGTTTATGGGGAGAGCTACGCCCCTTTCCCCTGCAGGCGCCTTTTGCGCTGGTTCTCTTGATCGTTTTTCTGCCTTCAATCCTTTTAGGCATTTGGCTTGTGTTGCCGACTGCGTCTGGGGTGGACGACGGGACGCGAGAATCAAACACGTTTGATTAGGAGAGCCGTTGATGGGCCGCGCGAAAAAGGTTGTGCTCGCCTACTCCGGTGGGGTTGATACCAGCGTCTGCATTCCTTATCTCAAGCAGGAATGGGGAGTGGAAGAGGTCATTACCTTTGCTGCGGATCTGGGCCAAGGGGATGAATTGGAGCCCATTCGTCAGAAAGCGCTCGATGCTGGGGCCAGTCAGTCACTTGTCGGAGATCTCATTCAGCCCTTCATCGAAGACTTTGCGTTCCCAGCGATTCGAGCGAATGCTCTTTACGAAGGTCGTTATCCCTTATCCACAGCTTTGGCTCGCCCATTGATTGCCAAGCGACTGGTGGAGGTGGCCCGTGAAGTGGGAGCTGACGCTGTAGCCCATGGCTGTACGGGGAAGGGCAACGACCAGGTGCGTTTTGATGTGGCGATTGCTTCTCTGGCGCCAGACCTCAAGGTGCTGACGCCCGCGAGGGAATGGGGAATGAGCCGAGAAGAAACGATTGCCTATGGCGAACGTTTTGGCATGCCATCGCCGGTGAGCAAAAAATCGCCCTACTCGATTGATCTCAATTTATTGGGACGCAGTATTGAGGCGGGTCCCCTCGAAGATCCGATGGTGGCGCCTCCAGAAGAGGTGTTCGCGATGACGCGTTCGATCACGGATGCACCTGATGCATTTGAAGAGATCGAGATCACGTTTGAGAGCGGTAATCCCGTTGCTATCAATGGCCAACGCTTGGATCCTGTCGCGATGATTCGTCAGGCCAATGCTCTGGCAGGCACCCATGGCATTGGTCGCCTCGACATGATTGAGAACCGTGTGGTGGGAATCAAATCAAGGGAGATTTACGAAACTCCAGGCCTGTTGCTGTTAATCCAGGCGCACCAAGAACTCGAGAGTCTCACCCTCGCCGCGGATGTTCTTCGCAGCAAACGCCAGCTTGAGATGCAGTGGTCTGATTTGGTGTATCAGGGCCTTTGGTTTGGCCCTTTGAAAGAGGCCTTGGATGGCTTCATGGACCGCACCCAAGAGCACGTCAATGGTGTAGTGCGTTTAAGACTGCACAAGGGCAACGCCACCGTGATTGGTCGAGGCTCCAGCGATAGCAGCTTGTACGTGCCCGAAATGGCGTCCTATGGCAGTGAGGATCAATTTGATCATCGGGCTGCTGAGGGGTTCATCTATGTCTGGGGATTGCCGATTCGTCTTTGGGCGGCTTCGAAACGATCGTCACGCTGAACGCCGTCGGGGTCTGAGAAAAGACATCAGCTTGATCCCTGGAAAACGCACCACGTTGTCCGGGGATTTGGTGGATTGCAGTAAGGGGGTATCAGTCGCTGGTGCGTTCTTCGTTTGTTGTTCTGAGAGCAGTTGGTATCGCTCCAGGATGGGTGCCAGGCGTTCTTGGAACTTGCGTTCAAACAAATCGGGTAATTCATTGAGCAAGGCGTCGTAAGCAGCCACTTGCTGCTCAAGCTCTTCGATGCGTTGCTCTAGAAATTTGTCGTGATTGGTCGGAGTAGCAGGATCCAACCATTGCTGTTCTGCTGCCTGTGATTCGGAGTGGGTCGGATCCATGAACGGACGTTATCGCCCGTTCATGGAGACAACAACTGCCTTTAGGAGGCTTCTGGTTCTGGGGTTTCTGCTGCCTGAGCTGGAGCAGGAGCTTCGGTGCCAGGAACCACACGAGGAGCTGGTAAAGGACCCTCCTGCTTCACAGTGAGGTAGCGAATCACGTCTTCGCTAATCCTCATTGCCTTTTCCAGCACTTCAACTTGCTGCCCATCGCCGTTATGGCTGAGTTGCACGTAGATGCCTTCTTTGTGCTTAGCGATCGGATAAGCGAGCCGTCGCTTGCCTCGCATTTGGTTGTCGAGAACCTCGGCACCTGCTTCCACGATCATGTCGCGGTACTTGGTGACGTGGCTTTCAACTTCCTCCTCCGGGATGTCCGGACGGAGGATGTACATGGTCTCGTAATACGGATCGAGCGTCATGGGCTGTGCCGACGGGGGACTTCAGGCTCACCGAAGTGAGCGACGAATCCAATACCTTATCTCCTCGTCTCCGCAAGGCCTTCTTCAGTAGAGCTGCATGCGCACGGCTTGGCTGAGCCCTGGCAGGTCGGGTTCACGCCCCCGAAGGCATTCGATGATCGCGAAAACCAAGATGGCCAGTACAGCGATCACAACAGTGCTCGAGAGTGTTCCCACGAGCAACGTGCCTCCGCCAATGGGTCTCAACAAAATGCTGAAGGCGAAGCTCAGCACAATCACCACAATGTCGGTGAGTAGGGCTTGGAGAGCGTTGAAACGCAGGAAATAAGGCACGTTGGGATTGCGTACAACGCCCAAGAACAAAACGAAGAAGAGCAACAAACCGCCGAACGGCACAACCCGTTGCAACTGAATAAAGGGAATCGCTGGAACAATCAGCAATCTCAAGAGTGGAATTTGGTTGAAGAGTCCATCCATGCCAAGGCCGAATGGAACCGCATCACCCCACGGCAGCAGGTAGATCAGCGGGGCGACGCATCGCTGCCAGAGGGGTATCTCCACGATCGATAGGTGATTTCAATTGACGCTAGCTAGGGCTTTAGGGCTGCTTCGGCAGCACGTCGCATGGTCTCGACTGGAACATCGTTTCGACCACTCCATAGGCGAAGTGATGCAGCACCTTGTTGCACCAGCATTTCCAGCCCATCGATGCATCGGTGTCCTCGGGATTGTCCCCAACTGAGCCAAGCGGTGGGACGCGGTGTGTAGACGAGGTCGTAGAGCACTGCAGACCCTCGCAAGTGGCTCCAGATCGCTTCACCCAGGGGAAACGCTTGGGCCTCCCCGTGTTGTGCCATGCCGACGGGGGTGGTGTTCACAACTAAATCTGCCTGCTCAATGAGCGAAGCAAGCATTGGATTGGAGTGAAGACAAGGGGTGAGTGGGGCGTCGTCGTGTTGCAGATCTTGAATGAACTCGTCTAGGGCATCTCGGCGGCGACCAATCACCGTGATGGAGGCCAATCCAAGGCCCTGTAAGGCAGCTGCAATCGCTCGGGCGGAGCCACCGCAACCGATGATCACCCCACGGCAGTTCTGCCAACTGGATGGTTCACCCAAGGGGGTCAGAAAACCCTCCACATCGGTGTTGGTGCCGTGCCAGCCGCCGGAGTCGAGTGGGATCAGGGTGTTCACGGCGCCAAGCCGTTTTGCGAGAGGGCTGAGTTCCTGGCAAAGCCCAGCCACATCCTGTTTATGGGGGATGGTCACGTTCAGGCCGTGGCAACCCACACCACGTAGTCCTTCAAGAACCTCTTTGAGATTTTGGCTAGTGCAGGGAAGGGGGAGGTAGCTCCAATTCAGTTGCAAGGCCTGAAGTGCAGCGTTGTGCATGGCCGGCGATAGGGAATGCCGCACAGGGTTGCCAAGCAGTCCCACCAGGCCTGTATCACCGTTGATCATCGGGTCGCCGGATCGCTTCTCCAGCCTGCCTGTTCGGGAACCCCACCTCGCCTCTCAAGGGGTCTCCTGATGAGGATGACGCCATTCAGATCACTTTTTAGGGAAGGGCACCGATGGGCAAAGTTGTCGGCATTGACCTTGGCACCACGAACAGCTGCGTTTCTGTGATGGAGGGTGGCAAGCCCACCGTTATCGCTAACGCCGAGGGCTTCCGCACAACGCCCTCCGTTGTTGCTTACACCAAGAACCAAGACCAATTGGTTGGCCAGATCGCCAAACGACAGGCGGTGATGAATCCGGATAACACGTTTTATTCGGTGAAGCGCTTCATCGGTCGTCGGGTTGATGAGGTGAGTGAGGAACAAAAGGAAGTGAGTTATGGAGTCGAAAAATCCGGCTCTAACGTGAAAGTGAAATGTCCTGTGTTGGACAAGCAGTTCGCGCCGGAAGAGGTGTCTGCTCAGGTGTTGAGAAAGTTGGCAGAAGATGCCGGTAAGTACCTAGGAGAGACCGTCACCCAAGCAGTGATCACGGTTCCTGCGTACTTCAACGATTCTCAGCGCCAGGCGACGAAGGACGCTGGAAAGATCGCTGGCCTTGAGGTGCTCCGCATCATCAACGAGCCCACTGCGGCGGCATTGGCCTATGGCCTCGATAAAAAGAGCAACGAACGAATTCTGGTTTTTGACCTTGGTGGCGGCACATTTGATGTCTCCGTTTTGGAGGTTGGCGATGGCGTTTTCGAAGTTCTGTCCACCTCCGGTGACACCCACCTCGGTGGTGATGATTTCGACAAAGTGATCGTTGATCACCTGGCTGCAACGTTCAAATCGAACGAAGGCATTGATTTACGTCAGGACAAGCAAGCTTTGCAGCGGCTTACAGAGGCTGCTGAAAAAGCCAAGATCGAGCTCTCCAATGCCACCCAGAGTGAAATCAATTTGCCGTTCATCACGGCAACTCCTGAGGGACCTAAGCACCTCGATCTCACATTGACGAGGGCCAAATTTGAGGAATTGGCGTCCAATCTGATCGACCGCTGCCGGGTTCCCGTGGAGCAAGCTTTGAAAGACGCCAAGCTGTCTTCGGGTGAACTCGACGAGATCGTGATGGTGGGTGGTTCCACCCGTATCCCAGCCGTTCTTGATCTGGTCAAGCGCACCACGAGCAAAGATCCGAACCAAACGGTCAACCCTGACGAGGTGGTGGCTGTTGGTGCTGCGATTCAGGGGGGCGTTCTTGCTGGAGAGGTGAAAGACATTCTTCTTCTTGATGTCACGCCGTTGTCTTTGGGCGTGGAGACCCTTGGTGGTGTGATGACGAAGATGATCACCCGCAACACCACTGTTCCCACCAAGAAGTCTGAGACCTATTCCACCGCTGTGGATGGTCAGACGAACGTGGAAATTCATGTGCTCCAGGGTGAGCGCGAAATGGCATCTGATAACAAGTCTCTCGGTACCTTCCGGCTCGATGGCATTCCTCCGGCCCCAAGGGGTGTACCGCAAATCGAGGTGACGTTCGATATCGACGCCAACGGAATTCTGAGCGTGACCGCCAAGGACAAGGGCAGCGGTAAGGAGCAGTCGATCTCGATCACGGGTGCATCGACCCTTTCGGATTCAGAGGTCGACAAAATGGTGAAGGACGCCGAGACCAACGCCAGCGCTGATAAGGAGAAGCGTGAGCGCATCGACTTGAAAAACCAAGCTGAAACGCTGGTTTATCAGGCTGAGAAGCAGATGACGGAGCTGGCCGACAAGGTCGATGCCGATGCCAAGGCCAAAGTTGAGGAGAAGCGCGTCAAGCTCAAGGATGCTGTTGAAGCCGAGGACTACGACGCGATGAAGACCTTGCTGGAAGAACTCCAGCAAGAGCTCTACACCGTGGGTGCGTCTGTTTACCAACAAGATGGTGCCCAAGCGGGTGGTGCAGCCCCTGACGGCGATGCCGCAGCCGATGCCAATGGTGGCGCAGGTGGTGGTAACGCTGCCGATGACGTGATCGACGCGGAATTTACAGAGACCAAGTAAGTCGTCGATCACATCCTTTTTCAGTCAAGGGCCCATACAGGGCCCTTTTTATTGGGATTGTGCGAAACCGTTGGCACCCGTAGCGAAGCCATTGGCGATCCACTCAGCTGTTGCGGGAGCGAGTAAAACTCCGTTTCGGTAATGGCCTGAGGCCAAGATCAGTCCCGGTTCAAGTGTCTCGAGCAGTGGAGCAGGGCGGTCCACCGGACGCGCTCGCAAACCGCTCCATTGCTCGATCGGTTCTGCGTTTTTCAACCAGGTTGGTGCCCTGTCGTTCAGAGATCGCATCAGCTCTAAGGGGCTGGGCGACGCTGAATCTCCTGGTTCGACGGTTGCTCCCAAGAGCAACCGATTTGGGCCGTTGGGGATCAAGTTAAATCCCTGATTCACCAACACAGCGGGCCATCCTTGCCAACTGGAGGGTCCATCGGCGCAGTTGAGGGAAAGGGCTTGTCCTAAGACCGGGCTGATGGGACGGCTGTGGCCCAGCGGTTCGATCAGGGCTGGACTTGCCAGTGCTGCACAGATCACGACAGCATCGTGAACGCTTCGATGACCTCCGCTGCAGTTGAGCTGCCAGTCAGGATTCTTGCGAGTGAGGACATCGACGGGCTCTGGGACAAGCTCGACGGCGCGTTCTGCTAGGGCGAAGCGAAGCGCTCTTTGCAGCAGCACTGGGTCGATTCGGCCATCGTTTTCGGAGTGCAGTGCCCCGAACTGAGCGGTTGGCCAAATTGTCCCAACGTTGCTAGGCGGGATGGCCCGTAAACCCAAATGGCTTCGGTCGGATGCGAGCTTCCGCATGCGCTCAAAGGCGGAAGCGTCTTCTGCGACTTGAATCAGGGATCGATCCAGGCTGAGCGCTGGCTCGAACTGTTGCAGCTCTCCAATCCACTGGGGCCAGAGCGCCATGCTGCGCTGACGCAGTCTCCATCCGCGACCACTGGAGCGACGGAAGACATGTCCCATCAGCACACCCAGGGAAGCACTGGTGCCGTTACCTCTGCTAATTCGACGCTCTGTTTCGATGGGCTGATTCAGCCTTGGATCGAAGAGGACGACTTGATGTCCCCGTTGAGACAGCTGCCATGCGGTGCTGAGGCCAATGGCTCCGGCACCAACAACAGCGACGGAATGGGTCAGCTCAAAGCCTCAGCGGGAATGATGTCGGAATAGGCATCAAAGCTTGCAGCAAGACTGCCGTAGGCCTTCTGCATCTGACCGGCATCCTGCAAGCGTGCTGCTTCATCAAGGCCTGCCAAGGCATCTTTTAAAGAGCGCGCCAGCTTGTCGGCATTTTTGCGCTCAGTGCGATCAAGGGATTGGTTGATGAACAACATTTCGCGACCCACTTCCTGCATTGGGCCGTGAATCAAGTTGCGGGTGAAGGTCCAGTCTTCATTGCTCACAAGACGAGCGAGCTCTGGCAAACGTGCTTTCGTGTTCGTGAATGCTTCGGCTTGACGCTTTAGAACGCTCAGATCGACGGGCTTGCTGGATGCGGCTTCACTGCTGGCCGGAATCATCAAACCCCAACAAAGGCCGATGCAGAGGCAGAACGCGGCGAGGCGGCGTATGGCCTTCAGCATGATTAGAAAATAGTTTCTGCGACTTTAACCAGAGGCTTTGTTGCGGGAGAATTTGTTTTTAAAAGTGTTGTGGTGAGTGAGGCCACGGTCATCCTTCAGATGATCTGTCCCGATCGTTCTGGTCTTGTCAGTGAACTCGCGGGGTGGGTGGCTGCGAATGGTGGAAACATCCGCCATGCCGACCATCACACCGATGTGGGTGCTGGCTTGTTCCTGAGTCGGATTGAATGGACGCTCGAGGGGTTTGGAATCCCTCGACAGGCTTTGCCGGAAGCTGTCTGTGCCCTTGCAGAACGGCTCAAGGGTCAGGTTCAGCTGAGTTTTTCTGATGAACTGCCAAAAGTTGCGATCTTGGCGAGTAAGCAGAGCCATTGCTTATTCGACCTGCTCTGGCGCGTGCAGAGCGGAGAGTTG carries:
- the mraY gene encoding phospho-N-acetylmuramoyl-pentapeptide-transferase, with the translated sequence MTPTETTDQPWWGKGSFCATLLILFVFAASLAADKWVSNSQLTLPLLLATVVSMTAAGLGIPRLKALKMGQVIREEGPRGHQSKSGTPTMGGLLVVPVGVILGSWITREPEASQQLLAVSGVTLAYMLIGGFDDWRSLTRRTNSGLTPRGKLLLQTIAALIFLAIAAWQGWINSTVALPFGQNLPLGLLIWPLGLFVFLAESNATNLTDGLDGLASGCGALVFTGLALQLMLRGNHGDPAIAGFCMTMAGTWLGFLVFNRHPARVFMGDTGSLAMGAALTAVALLSNSLWPLLVMGGVFLAESLSVIIQVWVFKATKGADGEGRRIFRMAPLHHHFELGGTNERTLVPCFWTATAAFVVLGLYLRPLG
- the purT gene encoding formate-dependent phosphoribosylglycinamide formyltransferase; the protein is MTAFPQTVMLLGSGELGKEVAIAAQRLGCRVIACDRYANAPAMQVADTAEVFPMTDATSLKEVVQRHRPDVVIPEIEALAVEALAELEQDGITVIPTARATAFTMNRDQIRDLAAGELGLRTARFAYASNAEELKKVAAPLGWPVVVKPVMSSSGKGQSVVQTPEQLDQAWNAAMANARGTSNQVIVEEFLEFDLEITLLTIRQRNGETLFCPPIGHEQERGDYQCSWQPAQMTDAQLQQAQTMARTVTDNLGGAGLFGVEFFLCGNEVIFSELSPRPHDTGLVTLISQNLSEFELHLRAVLNLPIPQLEAAPAAASRVILADRELKSVAYEGLEQALREAGTQVLLFGKHTARPYRRMGVALARGEDLSEVRAKADRAAACVQVLDGSTHR
- a CDS encoding DUF3134 domain-containing protein, which encodes MGALVDTNALDNVNPSLTRYGRKDPAPVLPLREEPDLLSWLETSGRLVADEESGSPEVSTVEEEELSALMGEKEDYNNADEQNEEQWES
- a CDS encoding argininosuccinate synthase, producing MGRAKKVVLAYSGGVDTSVCIPYLKQEWGVEEVITFAADLGQGDELEPIRQKALDAGASQSLVGDLIQPFIEDFAFPAIRANALYEGRYPLSTALARPLIAKRLVEVAREVGADAVAHGCTGKGNDQVRFDVAIASLAPDLKVLTPAREWGMSREETIAYGERFGMPSPVSKKSPYSIDLNLLGRSIEAGPLEDPMVAPPEEVFAMTRSITDAPDAFEEIEITFESGNPVAINGQRLDPVAMIRQANALAGTHGIGRLDMIENRVVGIKSREIYETPGLLLLIQAHQELESLTLAADVLRSKRQLEMQWSDLVYQGLWFGPLKEALDGFMDRTQEHVNGVVRLRLHKGNATVIGRGSSDSSLYVPEMASYGSEDQFDHRAAEGFIYVWGLPIRLWAASKRSSR
- a CDS encoding Tic20 family protein, coding for MEIPLWQRCVAPLIYLLPWGDAVPFGLGMDGLFNQIPLLRLLIVPAIPFIQLQRVVPFGGLLLFFVLFLGVVRNPNVPYFLRFNALQALLTDIVVIVLSFAFSILLRPIGGGTLLVGTLSSTVVIAVLAILVFAIIECLRGREPDLPGLSQAVRMQLY
- a CDS encoding HAD family hydrolase; the protein is MGLRLLHLHLHGLFRSQDLELGRDSDTGGQTLYVLELARSLALRPEVDHVDVVTRQIVDRRVSPDYALPEEPICPGARILRFPFGPKRYLRKELLWPHLEQLADQLVSRLSQPGEAVDWIHAHYADAGLVGALVSQRTGIPLVFTGHSLGREKQRRLLESGLDWSQIEQTYAISRRIDAEERALAQAELVVTSTRQEADHQYARYGHFQAEQSAVVPPGVDATRFYPNASTQELAEIQPLIQPFLREPDRSPLLAISRAVRRKNIPALVEAYGRSPVLRNRHNLVLVLGCREDSRHLEKQQRDVLQQVFDLVDRFDLYGKVAYPKQHSRTQIPALYRWASSRGGLFVNPALTEPFGLTLLEAAACGVPMVATDDGGPRDIRARCENGLLVDVTDPGALQEALEMAGHDPIRWRRWSDNGVEAVSRHFSWDAHVCRYLALMQQRTDCSFVSAKATPALRSTSTRSRMLVLDLDSSLDLPAVGSLNDLREQLHEDALAQSSGLVILSGRSLALARLRYSELHLPEPEAWITNAGTELHHGPGLELDQTWTVRINQCWNRDAVLKAMEDLQDHITLQDSDHQGAYKVSYLLKEADPGLLGLARQRLRRDGLQAQPHVRCHWFLDVLPQRASRSEAIRFLAMSWELSLEQVMVVASQQGDAELMDGMPATVVPADHDRTLQVPHHHPRVYVSKRSNVAAVLDGLSHYHFSSMR
- the rpsF gene encoding 30S ribosomal protein S6 encodes the protein MTLDPYYETMYILRPDIPEEEVESHVTKYRDMIVEAGAEVLDNQMRGKRRLAYPIAKHKEGIYVQLSHNGDGQQVEVLEKAMRISEDVIRYLTVKQEGPLPAPRVVPGTEAPAPAQAAETPEPEAS